In Streptomyces capitiformicae, one genomic interval encodes:
- a CDS encoding cytochrome P450: MPAAEPWPEPWPEPSWPGRVAPIPVSLAGPLFRSESAPLYRQLRREHGEVVPVLLDGGIPAWLVLGYRELHQVTSDPVLFSRDSALWNQWPNIPADWPLLPVIGRKHPSVVGTVGERYRERAAMVGAALEAVDPLELRGRVERFADELIDAVCGAGEADLVTQYAALLPVRVLAFLFGFPEEQGPGLVTALNDILDGQDRAMAAEAYVSTAMGRVVAERRRHPADDVVSRLLSNPHGFTVEEVTHDVTVMLAAGHQPTADWIGNSLRLMLTDDRFAASLFGGRSSVAEAMNEVLWEDAPIQNAAGRWTTRDTRLGGHALHAGDLIVLGLQGANSDPRVRTDGSALTGGNNAHFSFGHGEHRCPFPAQEIAEVIARTGIEVVLDRLPDIDLAVPAESLTRRPSPWLRGLVELPVRFSPTPAVGGR, from the coding sequence ATGCCCGCGGCCGAGCCCTGGCCCGAGCCCTGGCCCGAGCCCTCCTGGCCCGGACGGGTCGCCCCCATCCCCGTCTCCCTCGCAGGCCCTCTCTTCCGCTCCGAATCCGCCCCCCTCTACCGGCAGTTGCGACGAGAGCACGGCGAGGTCGTCCCCGTACTGCTGGACGGCGGGATACCGGCCTGGCTGGTGCTGGGCTATCGCGAGCTGCACCAGGTGACCAGCGATCCGGTGCTGTTCAGCCGGGACTCGGCGCTGTGGAACCAGTGGCCGAACATCCCCGCCGACTGGCCGCTGCTCCCGGTGATCGGCCGGAAGCACCCCTCGGTCGTCGGCACGGTCGGCGAGCGGTACCGGGAGCGGGCGGCGATGGTGGGCGCGGCGCTGGAGGCGGTGGACCCGCTCGAACTGCGCGGCCGTGTCGAGCGGTTCGCCGACGAGCTGATCGACGCGGTGTGCGGGGCGGGCGAGGCGGACCTGGTGACGCAGTACGCGGCGCTCCTGCCCGTCCGCGTGCTGGCGTTCCTCTTCGGCTTCCCGGAGGAGCAGGGCCCCGGGCTGGTGACGGCGTTGAACGACATCCTCGACGGCCAGGACAGGGCGATGGCCGCCGAGGCGTACGTGTCGACGGCGATGGGCCGCGTGGTCGCCGAACGTCGGCGCCACCCGGCGGACGACGTGGTGTCCCGCCTCCTGTCGAACCCCCACGGCTTCACGGTCGAGGAGGTCACCCACGACGTGACGGTCATGCTGGCCGCCGGCCACCAACCGACCGCCGACTGGATCGGCAACTCGCTGCGGCTGATGCTGACGGACGACCGCTTCGCGGCGTCCCTCTTCGGCGGCCGCAGCAGCGTGGCGGAGGCCATGAACGAGGTGTTGTGGGAGGACGCCCCCATCCAGAACGCCGCCGGCCGCTGGACCACCCGCGACACCCGCCTGGGCGGCCACGCCCTCCACGCCGGCGACCTGATCGTCCTCGGCCTCCAGGGCGCCAACTCCGACCCCCGGGTCCGCACCGACGGCTCCGCCCTCACCGGCGGCAACAACGCCCACTTCTCCTTCGGCCACGGCGAGCACCGCTGTCCGTTCCCCGCCCAGGAGATCGCCGAGGTCATCGCCCGCACGGGCATCGAGGTCGTACTGGACCGACTCCCGGACATCGACCTGGCGGTACCGGCCGAATCGCTGACCCGGCGGCCGTCGCCCTGGCTGCGGGGCCTGGTGGAGCTGCCGGTCCGCTTCTCGCCCACACCCGCCGTCGGCGGCCGATGA
- a CDS encoding NACHT domain-containing protein — protein MGYTLPPRKIQVVTGPPEAGPVRELWARVRRPFATVFWHRRALWLVRRGVSHARRWWTPPGTTVLVVAMVLLTVALLVFVFNALMAVFGQEWAYSPDEVCTDAPGKKDKDKACDAVTGVALPLLALAASTLLFLAWRLWAVRRFCLRRARTEASRLVQTAGSLMGEVIGRDQLCNAIMKNLGDKNVRRPHVVVGGVGVGKTALLVRLTQKLAAVGAVPIPVRLRDVQGEEPLDFDELALARFHDMVRAKVRSEGDVDRIWRWLRQRADQIVVLADGLEEAYSQDHASGRRDNLIRDAIRRAGEEGLPLVIASRPHDPLRAMQAAVSELEPLSNEAALRYIARRGSWRSNPTLVDRFVEAADMAESPIYLKIARDLHRKDQLTSLWTEDGDPDLQIRDSWKWRARLMERWITALVDGDVHPELPIDHDTRLAVVEYISALACVGLASDSADVRLAELDPGVGGRDGRPANDGRYGRTAPASRSERNNEWNDRVAQELDQRMRRLQWQPAAYAANRGTSSSQPETSSSPPEHRCHFTEASSGGDWWVRPRIDIRMAATWGTRMGLVHEIGDKVRFQHSIMQAYLGSRFLDKIFECPSIATAGQPDDAHITDALKQGGRELLIALTFHSRSQTGKCMCRDAETAERLCPVDRMRELLNDQARNLLTDAGHAWNVTARPPAAGNGEPDDRGSPRLRALEVYGAAVEIDSVGAVPMQERLIKTIEKDWHRLGQDEDPARLREAKLALVKQCGTAVHRMAAAHSRNPQYTHSAYLPYAVMLRIGRKESDRRVREALVKEVGAGGGQAYQALCGTLEAACATVATNRQCGGQLVGTSPEEAGEDEPLPQLGPDEESEQKERRAAEAEALAERGNWNCNVMRAWLLPLLVDSSMMSRHLASPHDDLDNWVRVATGEAGAGIRQQAGIHKDGPGAPIGLGVALAQGFRYAANRRPGPRSDRKAREFLVKQAQALMKHSTFWYTRLTLLHALTLWSLPDDVTADQPLRGPGSDPKAQVREWLSLGEGSRRNRREHPLVAAAAKLAVRALQTRRPERFLWIDEADVASSIGTEVGLPGEQRAHNLWIPPSTGWSTLDPTAQQLLADVLLLMVLGERSYRPKDGFPLLDLYAREPTQMPSCVLKNRTRLNPVRGAERASQPGSNCTDDCRLKMCPYPAKVENLRMEFSEVFCLHQRDLLKKWQPWAWRSFRFRREAPWQRKVPIAGMRRFWDQMSDRARDINPDATDATHAHRHV, from the coding sequence ATGGGATACACACTGCCCCCGCGCAAGATCCAGGTCGTCACGGGGCCGCCCGAGGCGGGACCCGTCCGCGAACTGTGGGCACGCGTTCGGCGCCCCTTCGCCACCGTCTTCTGGCACCGGCGCGCCCTGTGGCTGGTGCGCCGGGGCGTGAGTCATGCCAGACGGTGGTGGACTCCGCCGGGGACCACGGTGCTGGTCGTGGCCATGGTCCTGTTGACCGTGGCGCTGCTCGTCTTCGTGTTCAACGCGCTGATGGCCGTCTTCGGGCAGGAGTGGGCGTACAGCCCGGACGAGGTCTGCACGGACGCGCCGGGCAAGAAGGACAAGGACAAGGCCTGCGACGCGGTCACCGGTGTGGCGCTGCCTCTGCTCGCGCTGGCCGCCTCGACCCTGCTGTTCCTCGCCTGGCGGCTGTGGGCTGTCCGCCGGTTCTGTCTGCGTCGGGCGAGGACCGAGGCCAGTCGCCTGGTGCAGACGGCGGGCAGCCTGATGGGCGAGGTGATCGGACGCGACCAGCTCTGCAACGCCATCATGAAGAACCTGGGCGACAAGAACGTACGGCGGCCCCATGTCGTCGTTGGGGGCGTCGGCGTCGGCAAGACGGCGCTGTTGGTCCGTCTCACCCAGAAACTCGCGGCCGTGGGGGCCGTTCCCATTCCGGTACGGCTGCGCGACGTCCAGGGTGAGGAGCCGCTGGACTTCGATGAGCTGGCGCTCGCGCGTTTCCACGACATGGTGCGGGCGAAGGTTCGGTCCGAAGGCGACGTCGACAGGATCTGGCGGTGGCTTCGGCAGCGGGCCGACCAGATCGTGGTCCTCGCGGACGGTCTGGAGGAGGCCTACAGCCAGGACCATGCGAGTGGCCGCCGCGACAACCTGATTCGGGACGCGATACGAAGGGCCGGCGAGGAAGGGCTCCCGCTGGTCATCGCCTCACGGCCGCACGACCCGCTGCGCGCCATGCAGGCGGCCGTCTCGGAGCTGGAGCCGCTGAGCAACGAGGCGGCGTTGCGTTACATCGCGCGCCGCGGCAGTTGGCGCTCCAATCCGACCCTGGTCGACCGGTTCGTGGAAGCCGCCGACATGGCGGAATCCCCCATCTACCTCAAGATCGCCCGGGATCTGCACCGCAAGGACCAGCTGACATCCCTGTGGACCGAAGACGGGGATCCGGACCTCCAGATTCGCGACAGCTGGAAGTGGCGGGCGAGGCTCATGGAGAGGTGGATCACCGCACTGGTCGACGGGGACGTCCACCCCGAACTGCCCATCGACCACGACACGAGGCTGGCGGTCGTGGAGTACATCTCCGCGCTCGCGTGCGTCGGTCTGGCCTCGGACAGCGCCGACGTCAGGCTCGCCGAACTCGACCCCGGCGTAGGCGGTCGGGACGGCAGGCCCGCGAACGATGGCCGGTACGGGCGAACGGCCCCGGCCTCCAGAAGCGAACGCAACAACGAATGGAACGACCGCGTCGCACAGGAACTGGACCAACGGATGCGGAGGCTGCAGTGGCAGCCGGCGGCTTACGCCGCGAACCGTGGCACCTCTTCCTCCCAACCGGAAACCTCTTCCTCCCCTCCAGAACACCGCTGCCACTTCACCGAAGCATCAAGCGGCGGCGACTGGTGGGTGCGCCCCAGGATCGACATCCGGATGGCCGCGACATGGGGCACTCGGATGGGCCTGGTCCACGAGATCGGTGACAAGGTGCGCTTCCAGCACAGCATCATGCAGGCCTATCTCGGTTCCCGCTTCCTGGACAAGATCTTCGAGTGCCCGTCGATCGCGACCGCCGGACAGCCGGACGACGCACACATCACCGACGCGCTGAAGCAGGGCGGACGGGAACTCCTCATCGCTCTCACGTTCCACTCCCGTTCGCAGACCGGGAAGTGCATGTGCCGTGACGCCGAGACGGCCGAACGGCTGTGCCCCGTCGACAGGATGCGGGAGCTGTTGAATGACCAGGCGCGGAACCTCCTGACCGATGCGGGACACGCGTGGAACGTGACCGCGCGCCCCCCGGCGGCCGGTAACGGCGAGCCCGACGACCGCGGCAGTCCACGTCTGAGGGCACTGGAGGTGTACGGCGCCGCCGTGGAGATCGACAGTGTCGGGGCCGTGCCCATGCAGGAGCGCCTCATCAAGACGATCGAGAAGGACTGGCACCGTCTCGGCCAGGACGAGGACCCCGCACGGCTCCGCGAGGCGAAACTCGCCCTGGTGAAGCAGTGCGGGACGGCGGTACACCGGATGGCCGCCGCCCACAGCCGCAACCCGCAGTACACGCACTCGGCGTATCTGCCGTACGCCGTCATGCTCCGGATCGGCCGCAAGGAATCGGACCGCCGAGTGCGCGAAGCGCTGGTGAAGGAGGTGGGAGCGGGCGGCGGACAGGCGTATCAGGCGCTGTGCGGCACGCTGGAAGCGGCCTGTGCGACGGTGGCGACCAATCGTCAGTGCGGCGGCCAGCTGGTGGGGACGTCGCCCGAAGAGGCGGGCGAGGACGAGCCCCTTCCTCAGCTGGGCCCGGACGAGGAGAGCGAACAGAAGGAACGCAGGGCGGCCGAGGCGGAGGCCCTGGCTGAACGGGGGAACTGGAACTGCAACGTCATGCGCGCCTGGCTCCTCCCCCTGCTCGTCGACTCCTCCATGATGTCCCGCCACCTCGCCAGCCCCCACGACGACCTCGACAACTGGGTCCGGGTGGCGACCGGGGAAGCCGGAGCCGGGATCCGCCAACAGGCCGGGATCCACAAGGACGGCCCCGGCGCCCCCATCGGCCTCGGGGTGGCGCTGGCCCAGGGGTTCAGGTACGCCGCCAACCGGCGCCCCGGCCCGCGGTCCGACAGGAAGGCCCGGGAGTTCCTCGTCAAGCAGGCCCAGGCGCTGATGAAGCACAGCACGTTCTGGTACACGCGCCTGACGCTCCTGCACGCCCTGACCCTGTGGAGTCTCCCCGACGACGTCACAGCGGACCAGCCGCTGCGCGGCCCCGGGTCGGACCCGAAGGCCCAGGTCAGGGAGTGGCTGTCGCTGGGTGAGGGGAGCCGGCGAAACCGGCGGGAGCACCCGCTGGTGGCGGCGGCCGCGAAGCTGGCGGTCCGCGCGCTGCAGACCCGGCGGCCCGAGCGGTTCTTGTGGATCGACGAGGCGGACGTGGCCTCCAGCATCGGCACGGAGGTCGGGCTGCCCGGGGAGCAGCGCGCCCACAACCTGTGGATACCGCCGTCCACCGGCTGGAGCACCCTGGACCCCACGGCCCAGCAGCTGCTGGCGGACGTACTGCTGCTGATGGTGCTCGGTGAGAGGTCGTACCGGCCGAAGGACGGTTTCCCCCTCCTGGACCTGTATGCGCGCGAGCCGACCCAGATGCCCTCCTGCGTGCTGAAGAACCGCACCCGGCTGAACCCCGTCCGGGGCGCGGAGCGCGCCTCCCAGCCCGGCTCCAACTGCACGGACGACTGCCGGTTGAAGATGTGCCCCTACCCGGCCAAGGTGGAGAACCTGCGCATGGAGTTCAGCGAGGTCTTCTGCCTGCACCAGCGCGATCTGCTGAAGAAGTGGCAGCCCTGGGCATGGCGCTCCTTCCGCTTCCGCCGGGAGGCCCCCTGGCAGCGCAAGGTCCCCATCGCCGGCATGCGCCGCTTCTGGGACCAGATGAGCGACCGGGCCCGGGACATCAACCCCGACGCCACGGATGCCACCCACGCCCACCGCCACGTCTGA
- a CDS encoding roadblock/LC7 domain-containing protein — MTGTGATADDRLTWLMEGLLERTPGARHALVLSRDGLKLCRTPELSVDQADQLAAIAAGIQSLSHGASVEFGDGSGGVRSAMAEFYGGVLFIVEAGEGAHLAVVTDEDADAGLVGHNMSELVEQLGAHLSARPRRPSSTDAHTIMSATTAHTTTTATITTMGPRTS; from the coding sequence ATGACCGGCACTGGCGCCACCGCCGACGACAGGCTCACCTGGCTCATGGAGGGTTTGCTGGAACGTACTCCGGGCGCCCGCCACGCGCTCGTGCTCTCCCGGGACGGCCTGAAGCTGTGCCGTACGCCCGAGCTGTCCGTGGACCAGGCCGACCAGCTCGCCGCGATCGCCGCCGGTATCCAGTCGCTGTCCCACGGGGCGTCCGTGGAGTTCGGCGACGGCAGCGGAGGCGTACGGTCGGCGATGGCGGAGTTCTACGGCGGGGTGCTGTTCATCGTGGAGGCGGGCGAGGGCGCCCATCTGGCCGTGGTCACGGACGAGGACGCGGACGCCGGGCTCGTGGGCCACAACATGAGCGAGTTGGTCGAACAGCTGGGCGCGCACCTGAGCGCGCGCCCGCGCCGGCCGTCGAGTACGGACGCGCACACGATCATGTCGGCGACGACCGCCCACACGACCACGACGGCGACGATCACAACCATGGGGCCCCGTACGTCATGA
- a CDS encoding DUF742 domain-containing protein: protein MSRPGRDDSPDRLYTLTGGRSRSAPGTPFDLVTLVVAECDPAPGMQSEHTTILRLTERPTAVVEIAAELGLPVSITKVLLSDLLTAGRVSALHPHKAALIDLDILEQVLVGLRNL, encoded by the coding sequence ATGAGCCGCCCCGGAAGGGACGATTCGCCCGACCGGCTGTACACCCTCACCGGGGGACGCAGCCGTTCCGCGCCCGGAACGCCGTTCGACCTGGTGACCCTGGTCGTCGCCGAGTGCGATCCGGCGCCGGGCATGCAGTCGGAGCACACGACGATCCTGCGGCTGACGGAGCGGCCGACGGCGGTGGTGGAGATCGCCGCCGAGCTGGGGCTCCCCGTGAGCATCACCAAGGTCCTGCTCTCCGACCTCCTCACCGCGGGCCGGGTGAGCGCCCTGCATCCACACAAGGCCGCGCTGATCGACCTCGACATCCTTGAGCAGGTACTAGTTGGACTACGCAACCTCTGA
- a CDS encoding ATP-binding protein, which yields MTAPSPPRPPGERPALRSILPAPLVTAVLGAVVVGGSVALAPDSMRPPLAAGAGAAALLLTVAVALTVHARQSVRLLRHRLDAVSRDAGLLLQERARMAEEFGQERGRLTEESVQERARIAAEFARERTRLTAEFERERERLAEERERTAEETVQETTRLTERARQAEAERTAVLAVTANVAGRMQALATGTLADLRAMEERHSDEDVLADLLHLDHRTAQAGRLADSVAVLAGARSGRRWARPIPMESILRGAMGRIGAYRRVRLHSSSESAVAGHAAEGVMHALAELLDNAANFSPPTAEVHVYVEEVPAGAIISVEDSGLVMSDVQLRRAERAVSGESADLAGLAGTRLGLAVVGRLARKHGLKVSFRPSARGGTGVLMLIPQDILASSTGTGTGTVPTAASPASSTATTAATAATASDRPSQSYGAVRAPYDLSPEPTPTHEFPADSPTTTAEEFPTGPDALPRRRRGRSLAEAEARTGAQAADARPARDSRPAEDASTGAVRFSSFRRAVRGTSGLDQAFVQGTAAGDEPVRDPVRDPVREPVRDVPDVTPAPEEVVSHPMLEPVRELEWGAVPEPKWEPAWEAAPVPEPGWEPEPVRGATWEPEPGPEPKWELDPVREPHPAQTDPHSPDSLAPQTHPTHPTHPHPHLEGDPTP from the coding sequence ATGACCGCGCCCAGCCCCCCACGCCCACCGGGCGAACGCCCGGCCCTGCGCTCGATCCTGCCCGCGCCCCTGGTCACCGCTGTGCTCGGCGCGGTCGTGGTCGGCGGTTCGGTCGCGCTGGCGCCGGACTCCATGAGACCGCCCCTGGCGGCCGGCGCGGGCGCGGCCGCTCTGCTGCTCACGGTCGCCGTCGCGCTCACCGTCCACGCCCGGCAGTCGGTGAGACTGTTACGCCACCGCCTCGACGCCGTGTCCCGGGACGCCGGACTGCTGCTCCAGGAACGGGCCCGGATGGCGGAGGAATTCGGCCAGGAGCGGGGTCGGCTGACCGAGGAGTCGGTACAGGAACGGGCCCGGATCGCGGCGGAGTTCGCGCGGGAACGGACGCGCCTGACCGCCGAGTTCGAACGCGAGCGCGAACGACTGGCCGAGGAGCGGGAACGGACGGCCGAGGAGACCGTCCAGGAGACGACCCGCCTCACCGAACGCGCCCGGCAGGCCGAGGCCGAACGCACCGCCGTCCTCGCCGTCACCGCCAACGTGGCCGGCCGTATGCAGGCCCTCGCCACCGGCACCCTCGCCGATCTGCGCGCCATGGAGGAACGTCACTCCGACGAGGACGTCCTCGCCGATCTTCTCCACCTCGACCACCGCACCGCCCAGGCGGGCCGGCTCGCCGACTCCGTCGCCGTCCTCGCGGGCGCGCGCTCCGGCCGCCGCTGGGCGCGGCCGATCCCCATGGAGTCGATCCTGCGCGGTGCGATGGGCCGCATCGGCGCCTACCGCCGGGTCCGGCTGCACTCCTCCAGCGAGTCCGCCGTCGCCGGACACGCCGCCGAGGGCGTCATGCACGCGCTCGCCGAACTCCTCGACAACGCGGCCAACTTCTCGCCCCCGACCGCCGAGGTCCACGTCTACGTGGAGGAGGTCCCGGCCGGCGCCATCATCTCCGTCGAGGACTCCGGCCTGGTCATGAGCGACGTCCAGCTCCGCCGCGCCGAACGCGCCGTCTCGGGCGAGTCCGCCGACCTCGCCGGCCTCGCCGGCACCCGCCTCGGCCTGGCCGTCGTCGGCCGACTCGCCCGCAAGCACGGCCTGAAGGTCTCCTTCCGCCCCTCCGCCCGCGGCGGCACGGGGGTGCTGATGCTCATTCCCCAGGACATCCTCGCCAGTAGTACGGGGACGGGTACGGGCACTGTGCCGACGGCCGCGTCTCCCGCGTCGTCCACAGCCACTACGGCCGCCACGGCCGCTACCGCTTCCGACCGGCCGTCACAGTCGTACGGTGCCGTCCGCGCCCCCTACGACCTGAGCCCCGAACCGACGCCCACCCACGAGTTTCCGGCCGACTCCCCGACCACCACCGCCGAGGAGTTCCCGACGGGCCCCGACGCCCTCCCCCGGCGCCGCCGCGGCCGCTCCCTCGCCGAGGCCGAGGCCCGCACCGGCGCCCAGGCGGCCGACGCCCGCCCGGCCCGCGACTCCCGCCCCGCCGAGGACGCCAGCACCGGCGCCGTCCGCTTCAGCAGCTTCCGCCGCGCGGTCCGCGGTACGAGCGGGCTCGACCAGGCGTTCGTCCAGGGGACGGCCGCGGGGGACGAGCCCGTACGGGACCCGGTACGGGACCCGGTACGGGAACCCGTGAGGGACGTACCGGATGTGACGCCGGCGCCCGAGGAGGTCGTGAGCCATCCCATGCTGGAGCCGGTACGGGAGCTGGAGTGGGGCGCCGTACCGGAACCCAAGTGGGAGCCCGCGTGGGAGGCCGCCCCCGTTCCCGAACCCGGGTGGGAGCCCGAACCCGTACGGGGCGCGACGTGGGAACCCGAACCGGGACCGGAACCCAAGTGGGAGCTGGACCCCGTACGGGAACCGCACCCGGCACAGACGGACCCCCACTCCCCGGACTCCCTCGCCCCGCAGACGCATCCGACCCATCCCACGCATCCGCACCCCCACCTGGAAGGCGACCCCACCCCATGA